AATGGTGGTTTTCAGGTCATGTTCCGGGGCAAACCGTACATACGCCGCAGTTTCGGGCCACAGGCCACCCTTGCGGCTCTCGCTCATCGTGAACGATGCGAAGGTCGCCTGAACCTTTTCAGTGAGCTCTTCAGGGTCCTTCCCTTCCCACGTGAAAGTGAAGACCCGCTGCTCGCCTTTCTTCTGCGATGTCAGAGAGCCGTTGTCCGGCGTTAAAGCCTCTTCAAACTTCTCGCTTCCTCCGCCTAACTCGGACTCGGGAACCGCAACCGACACCTCAAAGGAAACCTTCTCCCCCGCGCCCGGTTTCAACACCGCCGTGACGCTCGTTAGGTTCATTCCTCTCGCATCACTGGCGCGGAAAGCGTTATCTGCATCCCTCTTGCTGAGAAGTGTAAAAGTTGCCCCTTCAGTGAAGCCGAGATCCTTCATCCTTGAAGTGTCGATGTACCTCTGTCCCCCTGTTCCAGGGCCGGGGGCCGATACGTACGGGAATAGCACGTGCACTGGCGGGCCTCCGCAGATGCGCGAGCAGTCCGTCTCAAGCGTGTATTCGTAGCCGCGTGCAAATAGGCCTTGCGGCTCCTCCAATTCCGTGATGCTAACTTCAAGGTTCTTATCTGCCAGCAAGGAACGTAACGCATCCTGGAGTTCCGCATCGTCCCTGACATCCATCACCACGGCGATTTCTTCTCGCCCCGAGCCAAGCGTGATGATGGGTTTCACCCTCCGAGCGCCTTCCGGCATCGCGGAGTCAATCCACTTCTCACGCACCTTCTCCGCGTCTTCGCCGCCCCAGTCTAGTCGATAGACGACCGCGAGCCGGTAGCCATCAGCTCGCTTCTCGATCAGCGGGTAGATGTTTCTGAAACCGTGTTCGCTGATCTTGGACGCATAGATTGGCGACTTCGACGTCTTGCTCGCCGCACTCCTTGCAGCTACGGCCATGCTGCGAGTTCCCTTACCGTTGGTATCCGTTTCTCGAGAGGTCTCGATGTCCACCGCGCACGCCGTCAACGCCAGCGAACACAAAGCCAACAAGACAACGAACAGCACTGACCAACGACGTCGACTCTGGTTGGCCTCAAGGTGCCGAGCAAGGGGCGGGCGGAATGCATTCATGCAAGACTCATTTCTCCGGCGGGGCGGGAGGAGATGACGGCCCAGCATCTTCAGTTGGAGGCGCTGGAGGTGCTGAAGGTGAGGGCGGCGCGGGAGGCGCGGCACTGTCAGCTGGAGGTGCAGGAGGCGCGATGCTATCAGCTGGTGGAGCCGGAGGTCCGGCATCACCCGCTGGTGGTGCCGGCGGATTGTATTGCGCACGCACCGTGTTGTAGGCATTCACCTGGGAACTGCGTCCGTCTCTGCTGTCCAGCCTCGAACTCTTCACCTTAGCTGCGATCTTCTTGCGGAACATCACCAGCAGCACAATCGCTGCGATGGCGATGAGCAACAGCACACCCATCGTGATAAACCAGGCCAATGTCGGGCCGCTATAGGTGAACTCGACTTCGCCGCCGTGCAACTCAAAGCCGTCCGCTGGTACTCCACCCTTCACCCCGTGCATCAACGGAAGCTCTACCTTGAGCGTCGGGGTGGAACTGATCGTGGTGTTCAGGTCTCGCTCAGGGGCGAAGTCAACCTGAACTGTCGATTCCGGCCACAACCCATCCCCACGCTTCTCGTACATCATGAAAGAGCTAAACGTCACCCAGACTTTTCGTTCAAGCTCCTCACGGTTCTTCCCTTCCCACTTCAAAGTGAAGACTCGTTGGTCATCCTTCTTCTCCGAGGTCAGAGAACCGTTGCTTGGGGTAAAGGCCTCCTCTAGCTTTTCAACCTCTGCGCCCAGTTCCGTTTCTGGAACCGCTACCGCAACTTCGAAGGAAACCTTATCCCCTACCCCGGGCTTCAACAGTGCAGTGATGCTCGTCAGTTTCATGGGCTTCGCGTCAAGAGCATGAAACCTCTTCTTTAGTGACAGCTCCTCGAGACCAAGAAAAGTTTCCCCTTCCGTGAAACCGAGCTCATTAAGCGTCTCCTGGTTGTAATACTTGTAGCCCCTTGTAACCCCGCCGGGGGTTGAGACAAATGGACGAAACGAAATCGAACGCCCGCCCTCACATATCTGGGAACAGTCCGCCTCAAGCTTGTATTCGTAGCCGCGGCTGAACAGCCCCTGCGGCTCATCCACGTCTGTGATGCTGATGTCAAAGTTCTTATCCCCCAACAAAGAACCTAGAACGTCCTTGAGCTCAGTCTCATCTTTGACGTCCATCACTACAGCAAGCTCTTCTCGATCAGTGCCGTACGAGTCGCGGAGCTCGACCTTCTGGGCGCCGTCCGGCATCACGGAGTCAATCCACTTCTCGCGGGCCTTTCGCGCCTCTTTGTCTTCTTTGTCTTCTTTGTCTTCAGAATCTAGCCTGTACAGGACCGCAAACCGGTAGTCATCAGCTCGCCTTTCAATCAACAGGGTGATGCCTTCGAAACCATGATCGGTTTTTTTATCCTCCCGGAACGGAGTCCTCGGAGCCTTAGTGGACTCATTTCCGACCGACAATGTCCCGCCGCGGTCCTCGGGCCATACACCATCGGCCTTGTTCTTGCTCACAATCTTGTTATCAACTAGCGCCTTGCGCACCCATTGCAATAGCTGCCCGCTTGAGACATTCTCCTCCAGCGTGAATCCGTGACGCAGCTGCGCGTTGAGGGTCTCAAAATCAACTCGCGCAGACGGGTTCAGTCCACCAGCATCCAACGCGTTATTGAGAACTTTCTTATAGTCCTCAATATCCTTGAATGACATCGTGACGTTGACAGTGAGTTTCCGGCCCTTCTTCTTGACACTGTCAACCTTGGTACCCCCAGGCGCAGCTTTCTTGAGTGTCTTCTCAATCTTCTTCACATCGACCTTGCCGGCTTCTTTCTTGCTCAGCTCAGCCACCACAGTCATACTGCGGGTCCCCTTGCCGTTGGCGTCCATCTTCTGGGTCGTTGTGATATCGACCGAGCACGCCGTCAGAACCAGCGAGCACAATGCCAGCAGAACCAGGAACAGCGTTGGCCAACGACGTTGGCTTTCTTTCGAGTGCGCGTGCGAGGCAACGCTTGCTTTCAGTGCGTTCATGCGGGCTTCTTTTCTGTGTTCTTGAGGTGTCAAGGGGTCTTGAGGTGAAGACTGACCGAGAAGAGTGATGCTTGTCTCAAGCGTGATCTAGGCACCCAGGATATAGTGCCTCACGTTAAAAACATAAGTCCCCGCACCGTCTTACGATGCGGGAACTTATGTGTGGTCTAAGCGGCGCTTAGCTCAACGTGGAAAGGCTTAGGCCTGGAAGGACTTACTTGTCTTCCTTGGCCTCAGTCTCTTGTGCCTCATCAGCCGGAGCCTCGGCGGCTTCAGTCTCGGTGGCCTCAGCCGGGGTTGCGGCTTCGTCCATCTCAGCTACGTTGGCTGGCGCGTCTTCCTGGGTCTCCACCTCAGGTGCTGCCTGCTCGGTAGCCTTCTGGGCTTCCTTCACAACAGCCTGCTTAGGGGAAACCGGCTCCATGACGAGCTCGATAACAGCCATCGGCGCGTTATCGCCGGAGCGGTTACCGATCTTGGTGATACGGGTGTAACCACCGTTGCGCTCTGCCATAGCCGGAGCGATGTTGGTCAGCAGCTCGTACACAGCGTTCTTGTTCGTTGCCGAACGCGGAGCGATCGCAGACTGCACGCGGCGGCGAGCGTTGAGATCGCCAGCCTTAGCAGTCGTGATCAGCTTCTCCGCGAACGGACGCAGACGCTTGGCACGGGTCAGCGTGGTCTTCAGACGGCCGTGAGTGAAAAGCTCACCTGCCATGTTGGACAAAATGAGGCGCTGATGCGCCGGGCTACCGCCGAGGCGTGGGCCCTTAGTTGGGGTTGGCATAGTCGTAAATCTCCTTGAGTGAGGCCTGACCCGTTACCGCGGGTGAGACCATGCGAGACGCTTCAGAGAGCGAACTCAGAACTCTTCAGTTTCGTAGTCGTCATCCGCCAGAGGAGCTTCGTATCCTGCTGGTGAATCCTTGAGTGCAAGGCCCAGCTCGTCGAGCTTGGACTTGACCTCGTCAATCGACTTTGCGCCGAAGTTACGGATGTCCATGAGATCCGCCTCAGAGCGGGCTACCAACTCACCAACGGTGTGGATACCCTCGCGCTTCAGGCAGTTGTAGGAACGCACCGTAAGCTCAAGATCTTCGATCGGCAGTGCCATGTCAGCGGCTGCCTGCTCATCCGTTGGGGATGGGCCGATCTCGACGCCTTCGGATTCCTTGTTGAGCTCGTGCGCCAAGCCGAACAGACCAACGAGGGTCACGCCGGCGGAGGCTACAGCGTCACGTGGAGACATCGACGGCTTGGTCTCGACATCGAGAATGAGCTTGTCAAAGTCAGTGCGCTGCTCAACACGGGTTGCGTCTACGCGGAACGTCACCTTGAGAACCGGCGAGTAGATCGAGTCAACCGGAATACGGCCGATTTCGGAATCTTCACGCTTGTTCTGAGCGGCGGACACGTAGCCGCGGCCGCGCTCAATGGTGAGCTCCATATCGAAGTTTCCGTTTTCGTTGAGCGTTGCGATCTCAAGCTCTGGGTTGTGGATCTCAACACCTGCAGGTGCAGAGATGTCACCAGCGGTGACAACGCCAGGGCCCTGCTTGCGCAGGTACGCAACAACTGGTTCGTCGTGCTCAGAGGAAACGGAGAGTTGCTTCACGTTGAGAACGATCTCGGTGACGTCCTCCTTGACACCCTCAACGGTCGTGAACTCGTGCAGAACACCCTCGATGCGCACGCTGGTTACAGCGGCACCTGGGATGGAGGAAAGCAGAGTACGGCGCAGAGAGTTACCGATCGTGTAGCCAAAACCTGGCTCAAGCGGCTCAAGGGTGAAGCGTGAACGGGTCTCAGACAGCTGATCTTCGGTCAGGGTCGGGCGCTGTGCAATTAGCACGGATGTTGTCCTTTCAGCGAGCGTCCGCTATATGACGCTGCAGATGGCGACTGGGTGAATGAGGAACTGTTGCTCCCCACTCCGGGGGAAGAACATCGGATCTTCCGGGACAGGACACCACAACACATTTTGTACTGCATTGCGTTGTCCAGCGCGCAACCCGCGTACTAGACGCGACGACGCTTCGGCGGGCGGCAGCCGTTGTGCGCAACCGGGGTGACATCCTGAATGGAGCCAACCTCGAGGCCTGCTGCCTGAAGCGAACGGATTGCGGTTTCGCGACCCGAACCCGGGCCCTTCACAAAAACATCGACCTTGCGCATGCCGTGGTTCTGCGCTTCCTTAGCGGCCTTCTCGGCAGCCATCTGCGCAGCGTACGGGGTCGACTTGCGCGAGCCCTTGAAACCCATCTGGCCCGAAGAGGCCCAGGAGATCACAGCACCGGTCTGGTCGGTGATCGAAACGATGGTGTTGTTAAACGTGGACTTGATGTGCGCATGACCCTGCGCAACATTCTTCTTGACTACGCGACGCGGCTTACGTGCCGCGCTCGTGGCCTGACCCTTTGGGGGCATTTTTACTCCTACCTGAAAGTCTTCTCTAAATTGGGCGAGCTAACCGCGTGGATTAGCGGGCCTTCTTCTTACCGGCAACGGTCTGCTTAGGACCCTTGCGCGAGCGAGCGTTGGTCTTGGTGCGCTGACCGTGGACCGGCAGGCCCTGACGGTGACGCACACCCTGGTAGGAGCCGATTTCAACCTTGCGGCGAATATCGGCTGCAACCTCACGGCGAAGGTCACCTTCAACCGTGTAGGAGCCCTCGATGTGGTCGCGCAGCTTCACGAGCTGATCGTCGCTGAGATCCTTGATGCGCGTGTTCGGGTCGATGCCCGTTGCTTCGAGGGTCTCGGCGGCACGGGTCTTGCCCACGCCATAGATGTAGGTGAGTGCGATGATTGCGCGCTTATCGCGCGGAATATCAACACCGGCGAGACGAGCCATAGTGGTCTCTTCCTTACTGTGTTCAGGAGGTGTTCGGCAATACCCTCCGCACCTTCAGGTGCGGCCCCGGCCTCCTGGTAGCCCGAGGGTAGACGGTAGCGGTACTACCCGGTACTGCTTATTTTCAATGTGTGGCGTGGTGCCGTGCGTCGACTGTTTCGCTTAGCCCTGGCGCTGCTTGTGGCGAGGGTTGGAGCAAATAACCATAACGACGCCGTGACGACGAATAACGCGGCAGTCGTCGCAAATCGGCTTCACGCTCGGATGGACCTTCACGTCGGTTGTGTCCTTACGTTTCTGATTGATCAGTTTTTAGTTGTTCAAACATCACGTCAGACTGCAAATTCCTCTTCAGACACAGACCAACGGCGGACCCTTCCGCAGGGTTCGCCGTGACTGGATCTTCGGAGATCACTTGTAGCGGTAGACAATCCGTCCACGGTTGAGGTCATACGGGGTCAGTTCAACGACCACGCGGTCCTCGGGAAGAATTCGGATGTAGTGCTGGCGCATCTTTCCAGAGATGGTCGCCAAAACTACGTGATCATTTTGCAAACGAACACGGAACATCGCGTTTGGCAGGGCCTCCGTAACGGTGCCCTCCAGCTCGATGACTCCTTCTTTCTTACCCATATCCTCCGCTAACGTCCGAACCCGCCAACACCACGAGCGTGATGCCAACGGATAGCGATGATTGACCAGCTACTTTGCACGTTAAATGCGTGGCAAAGCAACCAGCTATCCATCCTAGCCCACTAGCACATATTCAAGCAACCGCGTGTGAGGCGGATCGCCCTCGCGTGCCGGCCACTACTGGCGCGTGTGCTAGGCCTGAACCGGCGCCGGGGTGACGCCGTAGCGAGCTAGGTCAGCGGCGCCGCCGTCTTCTGCGGTCGATACCCAGATTCCGCCACGGTGGATCAGTACCGTGTGTTCCCACTGCGAGGCCCGGCCACCATCGGTAGTGACCACGGTCCAGTCATCGGCCAACGTCTTGGTGTCCAAGCTTCCAGTGACCAGCATCGGCTCGATTGCTAGCGCCATGCCCGGCTTGATGCGCGGGCCGCGGTAGTCCGCGGCGTAGTTGAGAACATCCGGGGCCATATGCATCTCGGAGCCGATCCCGTGGCCGCAGTAGTCCTCGAGGATCCCTAGATCATGCCCGCCCTGTTGGTGCACCGACGCCTCGATCGCCTGCCCGATCTGCCCCACGAAACGGGCCGATGCGGCCGCAGCGATGCCAGCCCACATCGCCTCATGCGTGATGTCAGACAAGCGTCGGTCCGCCTCCGATGGCTTACCGATCAGAACCGTGCGTGCAGAATCGGCATGCCAACCATCGACGATCGCGCCACCGTCGATCTTCAGAACATCGCCGTCCTCAAGGACCTTCTCCCCCGGGATCCCGTGAACAACCTCTTCATTGACGGAAGCGCAGATCGTGGCCGGAAAACCGTAATACCCCAAGAAGTTACTTTTCGCCCCGTGGCGGTCAAGCACTCCGCGGAACACCTGATCCAGCTCCAGCGTGGTCACTCCAGGCTTAGCTGCGGCGACCGTCTCATCGAGTGCCTCACGTAAAACCACACCCGCATCAGCCATCCGCTTCAGCTCCGCCGGCTTCTTGTATTCAATCGAGCGCACCCTAGCGCCCCTCCTCCATACTCCAGAAACGAAACAAACAAGCGGCGCCCGGCCCCGCAAACGAGGACCGGGCGCCGCCCAAACAATCTCTAAACCTTCAACGCTTCAGGCCTTCTGAAAATTAGGCCTTCAACGCGTTCATGATGCGTCCGGTGACCTCATCGAGCTCACCGAGGCCATCGACCTCACGGACCAGGCCGCGTTCACGGTAGGCCGCAACCACATCGGCGGTCTGCTCCTTGTAGACCGTCAAACGGTGGCGAATGACCTCTTCGGTGTCATCCTCACGGCCCTCGATCTCTGCACGCTTCAGAAGACGCTTAACCAGTTCGTCCTCATCTGCTGCCAGCAAGATGACTGCATCAAGCTCCTGGCCTTTGGCCTTCAAAACCTCATCGAGGAACTCAACCTGAGCAACCGTACGTGGGTAGCCATCCAGCAAGAAGCCATCCTTGACGTCATCCTGGGCCAGACGGTCTTCAACCATCGAGTTCGTGACCGAGTCCGGAACGTAGTCCCCGCGATCCATGTACTT
The Pseudoglutamicibacter albus DNA segment above includes these coding regions:
- a CDS encoding adenylate kinase; its protein translation is MTKRLLIVGPPGSGKGTQAARITEGLGVVAISTGDIFRANVKKMTPLGVEAKKYMDRGDYVPDSVTNSMVEDRLAQDDVKDGFLLDGYPRTVAQVEFLDEVLKAKGQELDAVILLAADEDELVKRLLKRAEIEGREDDTEEVIRHRLTVYKEQTADVVAAYRERGLVREVDGLGELDEVTGRIMNALKA
- the map gene encoding type I methionyl aminopeptidase; amino-acid sequence: MRSIEYKKPAELKRMADAGVVLREALDETVAAAKPGVTTLELDQVFRGVLDRHGAKSNFLGYYGFPATICASVNEEVVHGIPGEKVLEDGDVLKIDGGAIVDGWHADSARTVLIGKPSEADRRLSDITHEAMWAGIAAAASARFVGQIGQAIEASVHQQGGHDLGILEDYCGHGIGSEMHMAPDVLNYAADYRGPRIKPGMALAIEPMLVTGSLDTKTLADDWTVVTTDGGRASQWEHTVLIHRGGIWVSTAEDGGAADLARYGVTPAPVQA
- the rpmJ gene encoding 50S ribosomal protein L36; its protein translation is MKVHPSVKPICDDCRVIRRHGVVMVICSNPRHKQRQG
- the rpsM gene encoding 30S ribosomal protein S13; translated protein: MARLAGVDIPRDKRAIIALTYIYGVGKTRAAETLEATGIDPNTRIKDLSDDQLVKLRDHIEGSYTVEGDLRREVAADIRRKVEIGSYQGVRHRQGLPVHGQRTKTNARSRKGPKQTVAGKKKAR
- a CDS encoding DNA-directed RNA polymerase subunit alpha, whose amino-acid sequence is MLIAQRPTLTEDQLSETRSRFTLEPLEPGFGYTIGNSLRRTLLSSIPGAAVTSVRIEGVLHEFTTVEGVKEDVTEIVLNVKQLSVSSEHDEPVVAYLRKQGPGVVTAGDISAPAGVEIHNPELEIATLNENGNFDMELTIERGRGYVSAAQNKREDSEIGRIPVDSIYSPVLKVTFRVDATRVEQRTDFDKLILDVETKPSMSPRDAVASAGVTLVGLFGLAHELNKESEGVEIGPSPTDEQAAADMALPIEDLELTVRSYNCLKREGIHTVGELVARSEADLMDIRNFGAKSIDEVKSKLDELGLALKDSPAGYEAPLADDDYETEEF
- the rplQ gene encoding 50S ribosomal protein L17, with product MPTPTKGPRLGGSPAHQRLILSNMAGELFTHGRLKTTLTRAKRLRPFAEKLITTAKAGDLNARRRVQSAIAPRSATNKNAVYELLTNIAPAMAERNGGYTRITKIGNRSGDNAPMAVIELVMEPVSPKQAVVKEAQKATEQAAPEVETQEDAPANVAEMDEAATPAEATETEAAEAPADEAQETEAKEDK
- the infA gene encoding translation initiation factor IF-1, giving the protein MGKKEGVIELEGTVTEALPNAMFRVRLQNDHVVLATISGKMRQHYIRILPEDRVVVELTPYDLNRGRIVYRYK
- the rpsK gene encoding 30S ribosomal protein S11, which translates into the protein MPPKGQATSAARKPRRVVKKNVAQGHAHIKSTFNNTIVSITDQTGAVISWASSGQMGFKGSRKSTPYAAQMAAEKAAKEAQNHGMRKVDVFVKGPGSGRETAIRSLQAAGLEVGSIQDVTPVAHNGCRPPKRRRV